From a single Vibrio tubiashii genomic region:
- a CDS encoding MBL fold metallo-hydrolase, which yields MSLKYQVVPVTSFSQNCSIVWCDETMEGIVVDPGGDVKQLAMLIKELGVKVVNLVLTHGHLDHVGGTEPLSRELGGVEIVGPHKDDNFWLQGLEGQSQMFGFPLTEAFEPNQWLNDGDQVTFGNQVMDVIHTPGHTPGHVVLFSEESKLAFVGDVLFNGSVGRTDFPKGDFDTLIASIKGKLWPLGSEVRFVPGHGPESTFGRERASNPFVADEMPLY from the coding sequence ATGTCACTTAAGTACCAAGTCGTTCCTGTTACTTCTTTTTCTCAGAACTGCTCCATTGTTTGGTGTGATGAAACCATGGAAGGCATAGTTGTCGATCCCGGTGGTGATGTTAAACAGCTAGCAATGCTGATCAAAGAGCTTGGTGTTAAAGTCGTCAACCTAGTGTTAACTCACGGCCACCTTGACCATGTTGGCGGAACAGAGCCTTTGTCTCGTGAGTTAGGGGGTGTGGAAATCGTCGGTCCACATAAGGATGATAACTTTTGGCTACAAGGCCTAGAGGGGCAGAGCCAGATGTTTGGCTTCCCACTAACAGAAGCTTTTGAACCAAACCAATGGCTAAACGATGGTGATCAAGTCACGTTTGGTAATCAGGTTATGGATGTTATTCATACGCCGGGTCACACGCCAGGTCATGTGGTTCTATTTAGCGAGGAATCTAAGCTCGCTTTTGTTGGTGATGTTCTGTTTAACGGCTCTGTTGGTCGTACCGATTTCCCTAAAGGTGACTTCGATACTCTGATTGCTTCGATTAAAGGTAAGTTATGGCCGCTAGGTAGTGAAGTTCGCTTCGTGCCAGGACACGGACCAGAGTCAACCTTT